One stretch of Rosistilla oblonga DNA includes these proteins:
- a CDS encoding YhaN family protein, whose translation MRFASLDLIAYGHFQNQRIDLSGGQYGLHVIYGPNEAGKSTTLRAITSLLYGFDNVTSDNFRHQNRDLRVGARIIDHDGEEIRCVRRKGRTGTLYCGDDDNAIDEAVLQKMLRGVDKAAFGDRFGITHQSLVEGGEMMVKGDGDVGQSLFAAGAGLGQLKQIQDAIEDECGKLFKKSGSKSELNRLLGELREKKRQLKESLLPVKTFVNLQQQREEKQVESENYRNAVRETRTEVKRLETLRDAIPLRAEWIQLTEQLAPLADVPMLSPDFSTRQHQASTTWAASQQKMQLVRARIEDQQKKLSALGAPDPLLDQAETIDSLVQAVGGISKAAIERPGLVKRRDMTQAQIVSKLRGIGRNDSDDVWNLQLPHDLRSKIKQLAKQYVALTQRADASAEDLESLQLQVQQVDAAIAAIEQPPSADALAAALQQAGDAATLVGDHEAAQAALARESRAVATQLRKLTGLECDGQTATALPVPQRETIEKCAGEWEAISSRQQQLVEKQAAYTDKLDQLTTRLHELHGAGEVPSEQELIAAREQRDQLSASLAATDSAADINCDRQAFESLMAMIEQCDQMSDRLRREAERVSRRATLEAERGSIERAQQRLAEDSEQLQSQRQQFADRWNAIWADCGLQPKSPREMLGWLTEHQRLVELYEAQVEAEQAVARHASRIERVTQQLLAAMPNGSASPASDDLVALVRQAGAAVATTRKQQQEYEERTKQKQQLQQSLPQSQRRNEQIQEELAQWQAQWREVTSRLELDEQAGTDEVDGVVEAYHELVVDQKEFDSFQRRIDGIDTDARAFDAQVRGLGLPIKDASLDASKIVEGWAKDLKQAQKTQTQREQIEQQIAQDQRDLTALEQERIDCQTQLNLLCKEACCDAPEQLAEVYRNSQQKQQLEHRRQEHYSRLTQMAGTLPVDEFLEKVAAVDPETLDQDIDELHDKLVGLEEDHTASCQELGQLDQQRKAMDGGASAADLQQEIHELLSRIDRHAAQYARLRVAETLLNRAVTNYRDRNQAPILKIASDYFRRLTLDSYSELRADNNDKGDPVLLGVRAATGQSVDLRGMSQGTADQLYLALRLASLKHSFASSDPIPLVVDDILIQCDLQRSRAAFELLAELSNDTQVIFFTHNEALLETARECVDANQLFVQTLTRDSVEPTAEVKSPTKAEPKRKSTTKAKSKAKPKPESKPKPEPVDEPDDVEDDLFQLKS comes from the coding sequence ATGAGATTCGCATCATTGGACCTAATCGCTTACGGACACTTCCAGAACCAACGCATCGACCTCTCCGGCGGTCAGTACGGATTACACGTCATCTACGGCCCCAACGAAGCGGGCAAGTCGACGACGCTGCGTGCGATCACGTCGTTGCTGTACGGTTTCGACAACGTCACCAGCGACAACTTCCGGCACCAGAACCGCGATCTCCGCGTGGGTGCACGGATCATCGATCACGACGGGGAAGAGATCCGTTGTGTGCGTCGCAAAGGACGTACCGGTACACTCTATTGTGGTGACGACGACAACGCGATCGATGAAGCCGTGCTGCAGAAGATGTTGCGTGGCGTCGACAAAGCCGCTTTTGGCGACCGATTTGGCATCACCCATCAATCGCTTGTCGAAGGTGGCGAGATGATGGTCAAAGGGGACGGCGATGTCGGGCAAAGCTTGTTCGCCGCCGGTGCCGGACTGGGGCAACTGAAACAGATTCAAGATGCGATCGAAGACGAATGTGGCAAGCTGTTCAAAAAGTCGGGCTCCAAGTCGGAACTGAACCGCTTGCTGGGCGAGCTGCGTGAAAAGAAACGCCAGCTGAAAGAGAGCCTGTTGCCGGTCAAAACGTTTGTGAACCTGCAGCAGCAGCGCGAAGAGAAGCAGGTCGAATCGGAGAACTACCGCAACGCGGTCCGCGAAACCCGCACCGAGGTCAAGCGACTGGAAACGCTTCGCGACGCGATCCCTTTGCGCGCCGAGTGGATCCAGTTGACCGAGCAGCTTGCGCCGTTGGCCGACGTGCCGATGTTGAGTCCCGACTTTTCGACGCGGCAACACCAGGCGAGTACGACTTGGGCGGCGAGCCAACAGAAGATGCAACTGGTTCGCGCTCGGATCGAGGATCAACAGAAAAAACTGTCGGCGTTGGGAGCCCCCGATCCGCTGTTGGATCAAGCCGAAACGATCGATTCGCTGGTCCAAGCGGTTGGTGGGATCAGCAAAGCGGCCATCGAACGGCCCGGTCTCGTCAAGCGTCGCGACATGACCCAGGCTCAAATCGTGAGCAAGCTGCGCGGGATCGGCCGCAACGATTCGGACGACGTCTGGAATCTGCAGCTGCCTCACGACCTACGCTCCAAGATCAAACAGCTGGCCAAGCAATACGTGGCACTCACCCAGCGAGCCGACGCGTCGGCGGAGGACCTGGAATCGCTGCAGTTGCAGGTGCAGCAGGTCGATGCCGCGATCGCTGCGATCGAACAACCGCCATCGGCCGATGCTTTGGCCGCGGCGTTACAACAGGCTGGCGATGCGGCGACGTTGGTCGGCGATCACGAAGCCGCACAAGCTGCGTTGGCGCGTGAAAGCCGCGCCGTGGCGACACAGCTGCGAAAGCTGACCGGTCTGGAATGTGACGGGCAGACGGCAACGGCACTCCCCGTTCCTCAGCGTGAAACGATCGAAAAGTGCGCTGGCGAGTGGGAAGCGATCAGCAGCCGCCAACAGCAACTTGTCGAGAAACAGGCCGCGTATACGGACAAGCTGGACCAATTGACGACGCGGTTGCATGAACTGCACGGGGCCGGCGAAGTCCCTAGCGAACAGGAACTGATCGCCGCTCGCGAGCAACGGGATCAACTATCGGCATCGCTGGCAGCAACCGATTCGGCGGCAGACATCAATTGCGATCGCCAAGCGTTTGAATCGTTGATGGCGATGATCGAACAGTGCGATCAGATGAGCGACCGCTTGCGCCGCGAGGCGGAACGCGTTTCCCGACGTGCGACGCTGGAAGCGGAACGCGGCTCGATCGAGCGTGCTCAACAGCGTTTGGCGGAGGATAGCGAACAACTGCAATCGCAGCGACAACAGTTCGCCGATCGCTGGAACGCGATCTGGGCCGATTGCGGACTCCAACCTAAATCGCCGCGAGAAATGCTCGGCTGGTTGACCGAACATCAACGTTTGGTCGAACTGTACGAAGCCCAAGTCGAAGCCGAACAAGCGGTCGCGCGGCACGCCTCGCGGATCGAGCGCGTGACGCAGCAGTTGTTGGCTGCAATGCCAAACGGTTCGGCATCGCCAGCGTCAGACGATCTGGTCGCCTTGGTCCGCCAAGCCGGAGCCGCGGTGGCGACGACGCGCAAACAGCAACAGGAGTACGAGGAGCGTACGAAGCAAAAGCAACAGCTGCAACAATCGCTGCCGCAGTCGCAACGACGCAACGAACAAATCCAAGAGGAATTGGCTCAGTGGCAGGCTCAATGGCGTGAGGTCACGTCGCGGTTGGAGCTAGACGAACAAGCGGGAACCGACGAGGTAGACGGTGTCGTCGAAGCCTACCACGAACTGGTCGTCGACCAAAAAGAGTTCGACAGTTTCCAACGGCGGATCGACGGGATCGATACCGATGCCCGTGCGTTCGACGCTCAGGTCCGCGGCCTCGGTCTGCCGATCAAAGACGCTTCGCTCGACGCGTCGAAGATCGTCGAAGGCTGGGCGAAAGATCTGAAGCAAGCGCAGAAGACACAGACCCAGCGCGAACAGATCGAACAACAGATCGCTCAAGATCAACGCGATCTGACCGCGTTGGAACAGGAACGAATCGACTGCCAAACGCAATTGAATCTGCTGTGCAAAGAAGCCTGCTGCGATGCTCCCGAACAACTGGCGGAGGTTTATCGCAACAGCCAGCAGAAACAACAACTGGAACACCGGCGCCAAGAGCATTACAGTCGGCTGACGCAAATGGCGGGAACCCTTCCTGTCGACGAGTTCCTTGAAAAAGTGGCGGCCGTCGATCCGGAGACGCTTGATCAGGACATCGACGAACTGCACGACAAGCTGGTGGGGCTCGAGGAGGATCACACGGCGTCCTGCCAGGAATTGGGGCAGCTGGATCAACAGCGAAAGGCGATGGACGGCGGTGCCAGCGCCGCCGATCTGCAGCAGGAGATTCATGAACTGCTCAGCCGCATCGACCGGCATGCAGCGCAATATGCTCGGTTGCGAGTTGCCGAGACGCTGCTCAATCGCGCCGTCACCAACTACCGCGATCGGAATCAAGCTCCGATCTTAAAGATCGCCAGCGACTATTTCCGCCGACTGACGCTCGACTCGTACAGCGAACTGCGAGCCGACAACAACGACAAGGGCGATCCGGTTTTATTGGGCGTTCGCGCCGCGACTGGCCAATCGGTCGATCTGCGTGGCATGAGCCAAGGGACAGCCGATCAATTGTACCTGGCACTGCGATTGGCCAGCTTGAAACACAGCTTCGCCAGCAGCGATCCGATCCCGTTGGTCGTCGACGACATCTTGATCCAGTGCGATCTGCAACGCAGCCGCGCCGCGTTTGAACTGTTGGCGGAATTATCGAACGACACTCAAGTGATCTTCTTCACGCACAATGAAGCGTTGTTGGAAACCGCTCGCGAGTGTGTCGATGCCAACCAATTGTTCGTGCAAACGTTGACCCGCGATTCGGTGGAACCGACGGCCGAGGTGAAGTCGCCGACGAAGGCTGAACCAAAACGGAAATCGACAACGAAGGCAAAATCTAAGGCGAAGCCGAAACCAGAATCGAAGCCGAAACCAGAACCTGTCGATGAGCCCGATGACGTCGAAGACGATCTGTTTCAACTGAAGTCGTGA